Proteins encoded within one genomic window of Triticum aestivum cultivar Chinese Spring chromosome 2D, IWGSC CS RefSeq v2.1, whole genome shotgun sequence:
- the LOC123051458 gene encoding uncharacterized protein: MAVSSPAPEPPRRRNKWRRGNRKVINGYIGEARAALAAAAARDGDGGDDSAAAAALGLVGAVLEMSPRMEAALELRARALLALRRYRDVAEMLRDYIPSCAKSCAGDDTATSSSSTSCSSGSGDLACASRAGLLSPGRELSVSGAGASRFLCCLDVSEIKRRVVAGLSRSSEAETQWRYLVLGQACFHLGLMEDAVVLLQTGRRLATAAFRRESVCWSEDSFSPSNSTANVPAASRRAPSKYSQASGMPPASEADSVSQLLAHVKLLLRRRAAAVAALDAGLPAEAVRHFNKVLDARRGGVLPHSFATACLVGRAAAFRASGRPADAIADCNRALALDPAFIPALRARADLLESVGAIPDSLRDLDHLKLLYDAALRDGKLPGPSWRPQGGVRQREIAGAHRELVARVQQLRARVAAGDGCNVDYYALLGVPRGCARSEVVRAHLLLTLKLKPDRSASFAERLELVDEHRDLDAVRDQARMSALFLYRMLQKGYSHIMSAVLDEEAAARQRAREDAAAAALAATVAAAAASATKQAEEEAAASATMQQQEEEELAAVPESPKPERVNIPVQVAEPETIAPPSPPTPRLSAAAMSPMFQGAFCRDMAVVGTLLSRGRFDRPPMAVKCEAMSC, encoded by the exons ATGGCGGTGTCGTCCCCCGCTCCGGAGCCGCCGAGGAGGAGGAACAAGTGGCGCCGCGGCAACCGAAAG GTGATCAACGGCTACATCGGCGAGGCGCGGGCGGCcctcgcggccgcggcggcgcgggacggcgacggcggggaTGACTCGGCCGCGGCGGCCGCGCTCGGCCTGGTCGGCGCGGTGCTGGAGATGTCGCCCCGCATGGAGGCCGCGCTCGAGCTCCGGGCGCGCGCGCTGCTCGCGCTCCGCCGCTACCGGGACGTCGCGGAGATGCTCCGCGACTACATTCCCAGCTGCGCCAAGTCCTGCGCCGGGGACGacaccgccacctcctcctcgtcgacgtcctgctcctccggctccggcgacctCGCCTGCGCGTCCCGCGCGGGGCTTCTTTCCCCGGGCCGCGAGCTCTCCGTCTCCGGCGCCGGGGCCTCCCGGTTCCTCTGCTGCCTCGACGTCTCCGAGATTAAGCGCCGCGTCGTCGCCGGCCTCTCCAGGAGCTCCGAGGCCGAGACCCAGTGGAG GTACTTGGTCTTGGGTCAGGCTTGCTTCCATCTCGGCTTGATGGAGGACGCCGTGGTGCTTCTCCAGaccggccgccgcctcgccacgGCCGCGTTCCGTCGCGAGAGCGTGTGCTGGTCCGAGGACAGCTTCTCGCCGTCCAACTCGACGGCCAATGTGCCTGCCGCCAGCAGACGGGCGCCGTCCAAGTACAGCCAGGCGTCCGGGATGCCCCCGGCGAGCGAGGCGGACTCGGTGTCACAGCTGCTGGCGCACGTGAagctcctgctccgccgccgcgccgccgcggtgGCCGCGCTGGACGCGGGCCTCCCCGCCGAGGCCGTGCGCCATTTCAACAAGGTGCTCGACGCGCGCCGCGGCGGCGTGCTCCCGCACTCCTTCGCCACGGCCTGCCTGGTGGGCCGCGCCGCGGCGTTCCGCGCGTCCGGGCGGCCCGCCGACGCCATCGCCGACTGCAACCGCGCGCTGGCGCTCGACCCGGCCTTCATCCCGGCGCTGCGCGCGCGCGCCGACCTGCTCGAGTCCGTGGGCGCGATCCCCGACAGCCTCCGCGACCTGGACCACCTGAAGCTCCTCTACGACGCGGCGCTCCGCGACGGGAAGCTGCCGGGCCCGAGCTGGCGGCCGCAGGGCGGCGTCCGGCAGCGCGAGATCGCCGGGGCGCACCGCGAGCTGGTGGCCCGCGTCCAGCAGCTCCGAGCCCGCGTGGCCGCCGGCGACGGGTGCAACGTGGACTACTACGCGCTCCTCGGGGTGCCGCGCGGCTGCGCGCGGTCGGAGGTGGTGCGCGCGCACCTGCTGCTGACGCTGAAGCTGAAGCCGGACCGGTCGGCGTCGTTCGCGGAGCGGCTGGAGCTGGTGGACGAGCACCGCGACCTGGACGCCGTGCGCGACCAGGCCCGCATGTCGGCCCTCTTCCTCTACCGGATGCTGCAGAAGGGCTACTCGCACATCATGTCCGCCGTGCTGGACGAGGAGGCCGCCGCGCGGCAGAGGGCCAGagaagacgccgccgccgccgcattggccgccaccgtcgccgccgccgcagcgtcGGCGACCAagcaagcagaagaagaagccgcAGCGTCAGCGACCatgcaacaacaagaagaagaagaactggcAGCCGTGCCGGAGAGCCCCAAGCCAGAGCGTGTCAACATCCCGGTGCAGGTCGCGGAGCCGGAAACGATCGCACCACCGTCACCGCCGACGCCGAGGCTGAGCGCGGCGGCGATGAGCCCGATGTTCCAGGGCGCGTTCTGCCGCGACATGGCGGTGGTCGGGACGCTGCTGTCCCGCGGCCGGTTCGACCGGCCGCCGATGGCGGTCAAGTGCGAGGCGATGAGCTGCTGA